From the uncultured Pseudodesulfovibrio sp. genome, the window ATGGACGGTGATGGGGTCGGAGATCATGCCGGACTCGGACTTCTTGACGCGGTCGATCTCGCGCGCCTGCTCGCGCACGGACATGTTCTTGTGGATCACGCCCACGCCGCCGTGCCGGGCCATGGAAATGGCCATGCGCGACTCGGTGACGGTATCCATGGCCGCGGAGAGCAGCGGAATGTTCAGTTTGATCTCCGGGGTCAGGTATGTAGACACGTCGACGGCGTCGGGCAGGACGTTGGAATAGCCCGGCAACAGCAGGACATCGTCAAAGGTCAGGGCCTTATCGAGAATTTTGCTCATGTCATTCCTCCAGAGCGTTTTGATGACGTATATGACAAGGCCGAGCTTAGCGCCCGGCCTCGGTGTTTTCCATTATAGACCCAGGTAGGCCCGTTTCACCTGCTCGTTGCTCAGCAACTTGTCGCAGGTGTCGGAGAGCACTACCCTCCCGTTTTCCATTACGTACCCCCGGTGGCCTATCTTGAGCGCCAGGTTGGCGTTCTGCTCCACCAGGAAGATGGTCGTGTTGTTTTCGCTGTTGACCTTCTTGATGATCTCGAAGATCTGCTTGACCACCAGCGGGGCCAGCCCCATTGACGGCTCGTCAAGGAGGAGCAGCGCGGGCCGGGCCATGAGCGCTCGGCCGATGGCCAGCATCTGTTGCTCGCCGCCGGACAGGGTGCCGCCCTGCTGCCTGCGCCGCTGGGCCAGGATGGGGAAGAGGTCGAAGCAGTACTCGATGTCCCGCTTGATCTCCGCCTTGTTGGTGCGCAATGAACGCGCCCATGTCCAGGTTCTCCTGGACGGTCAGCTCCGGGAAGATCAACCGCCCCTCGGGAACCTGGCAGATGCCCTTGTGGACGATGTGGTTCGGCGATTCCCTGGTGATGTCCTCGTCCTGGTACAGGACCTGGCCTTCGCGCGCCTGGACCCACGCCGCACACGGTCATCAGCGTGGTGGACTTGCCCGCGCCGTTGGCCCCGATGAGGGTGATGATCTCGCCCCGGTCGATGTGCAGGTTGACGTCGTACAGGGCCTGGATGTTGCCGTAAAAGCTGTTGACGTTCTTGAGTTCGAGCATCCTAGTCATCGTGTTCCTCCCCCGAGGTAGGCCTTGATGACCTCCGGATTCGCCGCGATCTCGGCGGGCGTGCCGTCCGCGATCATGCGCCCGTAGTCCAGGACGTAAATCCGGTCGGACATGGACATGACCATCTTCATGTCGTGCTCGATGAGCATGATGGAGATGTTGAACCGTTCACGGATGCCGACGATGAGGTCTTCAAGCTCCCTGGTCTCCTGGGGGTTCATGCCCGCAGCGGGCTCGTCCAGGAGCAGAAGGAAGGGATCGGTGGCCAGGGCGCGGGCGATCTCGAGCCTGCGCTGCTTGCCGTAGGGCATGTTCGTGGACAGCTCGTTGACGAACTCGGCCAGCCCCACCAACTCCAGCAGCTCATAGGCACGCTGGACCACCTCGCGCTCTTCGCGACGGGTGGCGCTGTTGCGGGAGATGGCCCCCCAGATGGAGGACTTGGTCCGGCAGTGGGTACCGATCATGACGTTTTCAAGCGCGGTCATGGACGGGAACAGGCGGATGTTCTGAAAGGTCCGCGCCATGCCCAGTTCGGTAACCACGTTGGGCTTCTTGCCGTTGATCCGGCGCGTGGTCCCCTGCCCCTTGGGGTCGATGAGCACGTCGCCGCTGGTGGGCGTGTAGATGCCGGTGATGCAGTTGAAGAAGGTGGTCTTGCCCGCGCCGTTGGGCCCGATGAGGGCCACGATTTCCTTGTCGTGCACCACGAGATCGACGTCGTCCAGGGCGCGGATGCCCCCGAAGTCCTTGCTCACGGCGCTGACGTTGAGGACCGGATTACTCATTGGCCGCCCCCGCCGCGTTGGTTGCTTTGTACTCGTAGATCTTGCGCTTGGCGCTGATCAGCCCCTGGGGACGGAAGACCATGACCAGGACCATGATGGCCCCGAACAGGAGCATCCTGAACTCGGCGAAATCGCGCAGGAACTCCGGAACCAGGATGAGGATGATCGCGCCCGCGATCACGCCCCGGATGGAGCCCATGCCACCGATGACGACGATGGAGAGGATGATGGCCGATTCCCAAAAGGTGAACGAGGCGGGGTTGATGAAGGTGGTCTTGGCGGCGAAGACGACGCCGGCCATACCCGCCCAGGTGGCGCCCAGGGCAAAGGCCATGAGCTTGGTCTTCATCTTGTCGATGCCCATGGCCTGGCAGGCGATCTCGTCCTCGCGCAGGGCCAGCCACGCCCGGCCGATGCGGGAGTTCTGCAGCCGGTTGACACAGAAGATGGTGAAGACCACCAGACCGACCATGATGTAAAACATGTATTGGGTGGAGGCGATGACGCCGAACTTGATTCCGAACAGGCTGGGACGGGCGATTGAGGAGATGCCGGAAGGCCCCATGGTGACGTCGCCCCAGTTCTCCAGGACCAGGCGGATGATCTCGCCGAAGCCCAGGGTGACGATGGCCAGGTAGTCGCCGCGCAGCCTGAGCACCGGGAAGCCGAGCAGGATGCCGAGGATGGCACCCAGGACAGCGCCCACGGGCAGCATGTACCAGAAGCCGATGTCCCAGTGCATGTTGCACAGGGCGTAGGCATAGGCACCCACGGCGTAGAAGGCCACGTAGCCCAGGTCAAGCAGTCCGGCCAGGCCGACGACGATGTTCAGCCCCAGGCCGAGCACGATGTAGACCAGGCAGGAGATCATGATGTTGGTCTGGTAGAGATCCATGACCTGGGGATAGGCCACGGCCACGGCAGCCAGCAGGGCCAGCGCGGAGTATTTCAAAGCCGGGATGGACTGGAGCCGGGTCAGCCAGGACTCGACCTTGGTTTCACCCCGGGAGTCGTCCTTCTTGAGTTCCTTGCGGGCCAGCAGCCATCGCCAGATGAAGGAGCCGAAGAAGACTGCCGCGGCGACGTAGCCCATCCTCTCCCAATGCCAGACCACGGTCTTCTCGATGGTGTTCACCCGGATGACCATGATCGGAAAGGTCAGGAAAACGAACCAGACGGCCGCCACCAGAGACTTCGTGACCGCGTGGGCGAAGCTGTCGCAGCCCGCGGTCAGGAAGAACCTGAAGAACCCCTGGTTCATGGTGTTTGTTGCGTTGCTCACTGTATAATCCTTGCGGGATGAGCGGCTCGAAGCCGCCGTAATTCCTAAAGTTAGACCTTCTGGGCCTTTTCCTTGCCCATGATGCCCGACGGCCTGAAGATCAGGATGAGGACGAGCAGCATGAAGGCGAAGACGTCCTCGTAGTCCGAAGAGACGTAGCCTGTGGCGAACGCCTCGGTCAGGCCGAGAACCAGGGCTCCGAGCATGGCCCCGGGCAGGGAGCCGATGCCGCCGAGCACGGCGGCGGTGAACGCCTTGATGCCCGCGATGAAGCCGATGAAGTAGTTGATCTGGCCGATGTGCGAGGCGATGAGCACGCCGCCCACGGCGGCCAGACTGGACCCGATGACGAAGGTCGCCGATATGACCATGTCCACGTTGATGCCGACCAGCATGGCCATCTTGCGGTTCTGGGCCGTGGCGCGCATGGCCTTGCCCAGCTTGGTGAACTTGATGAACAGCGTCAGCCCCACGCAGGAGGCCACGGTGGCCAGGATGATGACCAGCTCGGCCGAGCTCATGATGGTCCCCAGGTTCTCCAGGAAGTCGAATTGGGGAATGAGTTCAGGGAAGGGAAGAAAATCGGAGGTTTGGGCGAGCATGACGTAGTTCTGCAAGAAGATCGACATGCCGATGGCGGAGATCAGGGGCGACAGCCTGGGCGCGCTGCGCAGGGGCTTGTAGGCCACTTTCTCCAGGGTGTACCCGTATGCCGCCGCCCAAATCACCGCGCAGACGATGGCGATGACCAGGATTGACGCGCCGGGGAAACCCAGCATGGTCAGCAGACCGGCGACGATGAGGCCGGTGAACGCGCCGATCATGTATATCTCGCCGTGGGCGAAGTTGATCAGCTCGATGATGCCGTAGACCATGGTGTAGCCGAGGGCGATCAGAGCATAGATGCTGCCGCGGGTAAGGCCACCCATGAACAGCTCAAGGAAATAATCCATTGTAGTGATCCCTGTTCATTAAATAAATCCAGGGGACGGGCTTTGGCCCGTCCCCTGGTCTAATCCTGTCGGAAGTCTATAATTACTTGACTTCCTGGTACTTGCCGTCTTTCACCTGGTACACGGCAAAGCCAACGCCCTCAGCATCGCCCTTGGCGTCGAACTTGATCTTGCCCACAGCGGTATCCACGTAGGAGTTGTGCAGGGCATCGACCAGCTTGTCGTAATCGGTGCCGCCGGCAACCTTGACCGCATTCAGCAGGGCCAGGGCCGCGGAGTAGGCCTCGGGGAAGAACGGGCCGGGATCGGCGTTGAACTCGGCCTTGTGGGCCGCAACGGCTTCCTGGTAGATGGTGTTGGAGGAGAAGTCCATGGGGCCGGTGGCGTAGACGCCCTCGGCGTACTTGCCGGCGACCTTGATGAAGGTGTCGTCCTTCACGCCGTCGTCGGACAGGAAGGGCATGTCCATGTCCTTCTTGCGCATGCCGGTGACGATCTTGGAGGCCTCGGGATGGTAGCCGCCGAAGATGACGCATTCCGCACCGGAGCTCTTGATCTTCTGGACGACCGCGGAGTAGTCCACGGCGCCGGGGGTCACGCCTTCGAACAGCACGACCTCGATCTCGGGATCGGCGTCGATGAACTGCTGGCAGAAGGTGGCGAAGCCCTTGCCGTAGTCGCCCTTGTCGTGGATGACGGCGACCTTCTTGAGGCCCAGGGACTTGGCGAAGGACACTTCGAGAGCGGCCTGGGCGTCATCCGGGGCGATGGTACGGAAAAAGTTCGGGTACTCGCCGGACTGGGTCAGCGGCGGGTTGGTGGCGGAGGGGGACATGACCACGATCTTGCCGTCCAGGTAGATGGGCAGCGCGGCCTTGGTGGCGCCGGAGCAGATGTGGCCGAGGACGATCTTCACGCCGTCGGACAGCATTTTGGTGGCGGCGTTGGTGGCCAGCTCGGGCTTGCACTGGTCGTCCTGAGCGACGACTTCGACCATGGCGCCGTTGATGCCGCCTTCGGCGTTGATCTTCTTGGCCACCAGCTTGGCGGCGTTGACGGTGGGCAGGCCGTAGGAGGCCAGGTCGCCGGAATGGGCGCCGGCCACGCCGAGAACGACTTTCGCGGGAGCGGCGATCTCGCCGGTTTTCACATCACCCTGCTCGTCCTTCTGTTCATCCTTCTTCGCTTCGCCGCCGCAGGCCGCCAGCATGGCTGCCAGGACAAGGCAAAGAGCAATCAGACTCAGTTTGACTTTCATGCTTCCTCTCCTAAAAATGTATAAGGGTTCCTAACCACGTACATATGCATCAGACTGTCACGCATCGAAAAACCCGCCCCCCGGCGGGAACCTCGACGGAATGTGACATTGTAGTTATTTTCAGCCTCTTGTCAATCATATCCAACTCCCCCGAGGGGATGACAACCGACCGTTTTTCAAACGGATTTTATTTCCCAAGCTCTTCCCGGGCGAGCTTTATCATTTCCGCATCTTCTTTTTCCAATTCCAGGACCTTTTCGAAGTATGTTCCGGCCTCGTCGGTTTTTTGGGAATAATGCTTGTAAATCACGCCCAAATTGAAAAGGGCCAGGGTGTCGTTCGGATCGAGCTGCAGGACCCCCTGGTAGCACTCGGTGGCCTTGGCGTAATCGCCCTTGTTGAAATAGGCGATGCCCACGGCCTTGAGCACCGTGACGTCCTGCGGGGCCAGGGCGCGGGCCTTTTCAAGCGGCTCCAGGGCTCGGTCCCAGGCGCGCATCATCAGAAAGGAGTTGCCCAGCCCGACCAGCGCCTCCACGTCGTCCGGGTGCTCCTTGACGCGGTCCATGAACTCGCGGACCCGGGACATGGCCCCGTTCATGGCCCCGCCCATGCCTTCGGGTGCGCCGCCCTCCCCGGCTTGGGAAAAACTCTGCTGCTGCTTGGCCTTGACGAACAGGTTCGGGTTCTCCAGCCGGTAGACGAAGCTGGTCACGAACATGGCGGCCAGAGACACGAACACGGCCAGAATCACGGCCTTGCGGCCGAACAGGACGCGGCTATCCGTCATGGCCGTCTCCCAGGAGTTCGATCTGGCGAAGGCGCTTTTCCAGGGTCGCGGATCGGGAGCCCAGGAAGGCCAGGTATCCGGCCACGCCGAGCCAGACGGCCACGTTGGCGATGAAGATGTAGGTTGTTGCGGACATATTGTTACCCTCGATGTTTGGTGATGCTATTCCTCGTCCCAGACGAGCATGGCTTCGAGACGGGCTGCCTGACCCAGCTGCCGGATGCGGGCCACGAGCATGGCTCCCCACAGCAGGCCGAAGGCGATGAGCCCGGCGAACACGGTGTGCCACATGCGGACCTCCATGCCCGATCCCTGGCGGGCCAGCCCGTCGGGATGGGCCGAGCCCCACAGCTTGGCCGCGAAAAAGACCAGCGGCACGTCCAGGAAGGCGACGATGCCGAGCACGGCGCAGACCAGCGCCTTGCGGTCGCGGCCCATGGGCGTGTTCCGAAGGACCAGGTAGCCCGCGTACACGTACCACATGATCAGCGCGGTGGTCAGCTTCGGGTCCCAGAGCCACCAGTGGCCCCACTCCGCCCTGGCCCAGGTGGACCCGGTGACCAGCGCCAGCGAGGCGAAGAGCACGCCCAGCTCGGCAGCCGCCCCCGCCACCCGGTCGAACACGTCCTTGCGCCCGAACAGGTAGAGGATGGAGGCCACGAAGACCACGAAGAAGGAGACCAGGGCCCACCAGGAGCACGGCAGGTGCATGTAGAAGATTTTCTGCACGGGTCCGGACTGGGCCACGGGCGCGTAAAACCAGATCATGGCCTGCTGCGCCGCCAGCGCGAGACCGGCCAGCACGGCCAGGATGGAAACTTTCATGACTATTCTTCCCCACTGTAGACGAACGGGAACAGGAACAGTCCCGCCCCGCCGAACAGACAATCGAATGCGAAAATCAGGCCCAGCCACTTGTCGTAGCCCATGGTGTGCTCCGGCGAGAAGCACAGGCCGAACAAGGTGATGCCGGACAGCAGCACAGGCAGCAGCAGCGGAAACACGATAACCGAGAGCAGCGACTCACGGGCCGCCTGCCCCTGAGACAGCGCGCCGAGCAACGCGCCGATGATGACCAGCCCGAGGTCAGCGCCGATGAGCGTGACCGCGAGCAGCCACCAGGGGCCGTGCACGGACTGGCCCAGGAAGGCCGCCGTGGCCGGGAGAAAGACGAGCTGCGACACGAGCAGCAGGCCGAAGCCCGCCGCGCCCTTGCCCAGCCAGACCGCATGGACCGGCGCGGGCGAACTGAGGATGCCGATGCGCGCCCCGTTGGCCTCCTCGATGGCGAACAGATCGTTGAAGACCAGGACCAGGCCGAAGACCGAGGCGAGCCAGAAGATGGCCCCGGCGGCCTGGGGCGTGATCTCGCCGCCCAGGGGCTTGGACAGGGAGAACAGGAAGATCAGCAGCAGGCCGAGCAGGACCGCCTGGACCAGCCCCTGCCCACCGGACAGGGAGAGCTTGAGGTCTTTCCTCGCGATGACCAGGGAACGCTTCAGCATGCGCCCTCCGGGGTGAAGCCGGAGGCCGGGCCGAAGTATTCCACCCTGCGCCCGCCCAGGGCCAGAACCGTGTCGGCCAGGGCCGAATCCTCGGCCACATGATGGCTGATCCAGACCACGCTCACGCCCCTGTCGCGCAGCCCGGTGATCTCGGCGCGCAGCCTGTTGAGCGACGCGGGGTCAAGCCCGGTGCCGGGCTCGTCCAGAAAGATGAGTTCCGGGTCCGCCTGGTAGATGCGGGCCAGGTTGAGGCGCTGGGCCATGCCGCGCGAGAACGATCCGGCCTTTTCCTCGGCCGCCCGCTCCAGCCCCACCCGCCTGAGCAGCTCCATGAGCTGGTCGCGGGTCGGGGACAACCCGTACATGCTGCCCCAGAATTTCAGGTTCTCCAGGGCGGACAGCCCCGGATAGATGAAGGTGGCGTGGCCGAGATAGGCGCATTTCGCCGGGTCCGCGTGCAGCACGACCTCGCCCGCCGAGGGCTTGGCCAGCCCGGCCATGATCCGCATGAGCGTGGACTTGCCCGCGCCGTTGGGACCGGCCACGAGCATGATCCGGCCCGGGAGGACCTCGCAGGAGACCTCCTTGAAGACGAGCTTGTTGCCGAAGAACTTGGCGGCCCGCCGGACCGTGAGCAGCACTTTGCCGGACTCGCCCATCTACCGGACCTCGCCCGGCCTGGGCATGCGCCTGAGCAGCAGGAAGGCCACCACGCACATGAGGGTGCCGCCGATCCAGATCCAGTTGACCAGCGGGTTGACGCTGATCTTGAAGCTCGCCTTGTTGTCCTCGGTCAGGCCGAGAAGCGTGGCGTACAGCTCGTCGCCGAAGCTCGGGATGGTGCCCACCTCGGCGAACTGCTGGTTCGGGAAATTCTTGTAGATGCGCTTGTCGGGCCTGAGCACGCCCACGTCGCGGCCGTCCTTGGTCACGGCCAGGGTGGCGGTGGCGCGCACGTCGATGTCCCCGATGTTGCGGTCCTCATGCAGGCCGGTGAAGGTCACGGCGAACTCCGCGATCTGCGCGGTCTCGCCCTGAGCCAGGACCACTTCGCGCTCCACCTTGTAGGGGCCGGAGAAGGCGATGCCCAACGCCAGCAACACCAGGCCGAGGTGGATGCCGTAGGCACCCCAGGACTGGCGCATGGCGCGCATGGCCGGATACAGGGCGAAGAGCAGACCGATGCCGACGATGGCGGCCACGCTGGCCGCAGCGGTCAGGGCCGCCAGCACGTTGGTCATGCCGGTGAAGTACAGGACGCCGAAGGAGACCACGAGCACGCCGCCCACGATGGACAGCCCCATGACGTTGCGCACCCCGCCCTTCCAGCCGAGCCACGGACAGACGCAGAAGATGAGCACCAGAAGCGCCATGAACGGCAGGCAGACGCGGTTGTAGAAGTTGGCGTCCAGCCCCATGGGCGAGTGGGTCCACATCTGGCTGATGACCGGCCACATGGTGCCGAGGGTGACGACCATGCCGAGCGCCAGCAGCACCCAGGCCGCGATGACCAGCATGCCCTGGCGGCTCAGGAAGTCGGACAGGGAGCGGTGGGTCAGCCGCTCGGACAGGAATGTGACCATCACGGTCAACCCCATGAACACGACCATGGACCAGAACAGCGGCTTGGCCACCCCGGACTCGCCGAAGGTGTGCAGGGAGTCGATGACCCCGGAGCGGGTCAGGTAGGTGGAAAAGATACACAGGACGAAGGTCAGGGACATGAGGAACACGTTGGTCCGTTGCAACGCGTTGCGCCGCGACTCGATGATCGCGGTGTGCAGCACTGCCGTGCCCGCGAACCAGGGGATCAGGGAGGCGTTCTCCACCGGGTCCCAGGCCCAGTAGCCGCCCCAGCCCAGCTCCATGTAGGACCACCAGCCGCCGAGGATGATGCCCGCGGTCAGGAAGATCCAGGACAGGATGTTCCAGTTGCGGACCACGGCAATCCACGACTTCTTCTCGCCCGCGATGGACGCGGCCAGGGCCGAACAGGCGGGGATGGTGTACAGGGCGAAGCCCAGGAAGAGCAGCGGCGGATGGAAGATCATGCCGGGGTTGCGGAGCAGCGGGTTCAGGCCGCGCCCGTCCGCCGGGGCCGGGATGATCTCGATGAACGGGTTCGACCAGCCGGTGAGCAGGAGCAGGAAGAACGCCTGCACGGTCAGGAAGAACATCCAGAAGAAGAGCTTGGTCCCGTCGCTGAAGGATTTGTAGCCGGGGGTGGCCACGAAGATCATGCCGGACACGGCGATGATCAGTTCCCAGAACAGGAGCGAACCCTCGCGGCCGCCCCAAAGGGCGGTCAGGGTGTAGACGAAGGACAGGGCGTTGTCCACGTTGTCGTAGACGTAGCGGAAGGAATAGTCGCGCGAGGTCAGCCCGACCATGAGCAGCAGGGTGGAGAAGATCACCCCGCCGGCGGCCAGCATCTGGCCCCGTTCCAGCAGGGTCAGGGTCTCGCCCTTCCGCGACCAGGCGGCATAGCCGGCAAACCCGGCGAGAAAGAGAAAGGCGAGCAGGGAAAAGAGTAAACCGACGTATCCGGTCAGATGCATACAGGCTCCTTAGAACGAAATCGACCAGCGAACGATGGGGCGCTCAGGCCCCTGCCCCGCGATGCCGATCAGCGGGTTTGAAGGCGATAGAGAGAAAAATATCGGACCGCAACCATGTGAAAAAGATTTCACTAGCCCTTCTGGTTCTTTCCCTGCTCCATCTGCTTGCTCTGCTCCTCATACTTGGAAGGACACTTCGTGACCAGGGTCTTGGCCACGAAAACCTGCCCGTCGGGAGTGAACCGCCCTTCCACGATGACCTCGACATCCTCCTTGAAGGTGTCGGGGAGCGCGCCCTTGAACTGCACGCGCAGGGTCTTGTCCGCCTCCATCTTGTCCACCAGGTCGAAGTCCGCGCCGAGCTTGCCGTCGGCAACGGTCAGGTTGGCGGGCGAGACCTTGCCGAACAGCCGGGCGTTGCCGATCTCCGCGCGGTCCTGGGCCAAGGCCTCGGTCACGTTGAGGAAGTAGACCGAATCCTGAGTCAGTCCGGAGAATATGAGGTAGGAGAGGCCGCCCAAAAACAACACCAGGGCGACTGCATACACGATCTTATTGGAATTTTTGGCCATTAATGTTCCTTGGCGCGCAAAACGCCTGCTATTTTCCCTTGCGGACCGAGCCGTTGCGGTCGCGGGTCAGTTCGTCGCGCTGGGTGCGCGCGAGCTCCCGCATATCCACCACCTGATCGGTCTCGTCAACTATTTCACTGCCCAAAATCTCTTCCAGGACGTCCTCCAGGGTGACCACACCGGCCACCCCGCCGTACTCGTCCAGGACCACGGCCAGGTGCATCCGGCTGCCCAGGAACTGCACCAGGAGCTTGTCCAGGGTGATGGTCTCCAGCACAAACCGGACGGGCCGCATGATGTCCGACAGCTTCATGTCGTCGCGGTCGTCGGCCAGCGCTTCGAGCACCACCCGCCGGTAGACCACGCCCACGATGTCCTCCGGGTCCTCGTCGTACACCGGGATGCGGCTGTGGGGCCACTCCGGGTGCGACTCCCGCGCCTCGGCCACGGTCATGTCCGCGGGCAGCGAGAAGACCACGGTCCTCGGCGTCATGATCCCCTCCACGCTCTTGCAGTCCAGGGAGAGGATGTTGCGGATGGACGTCTCCTCGTAGGGCTTGATCACGCCCGACCGCCTGGTCAGGCTGACGATGGCCCGAATGTCGTCCTCCGTGTGGTCCGGCTTGGCCTCGCGGCTGCTCACCGCCTTGGACAACAGGCCCATGACGGCGATCACCGGCTTGAACAGCCAGACCATGCCCCGAAGCGGCCTCGCCAGGGGCGGGGCGATGACGTCCGAGTAGAGCACGCCGATGGTCTTGGGCATGATCTCAGTGAAGATGAGAATAATTACTGTAAAGACCACTGTAAAGAGCCAGAGCGTGTCTTCACCGTAAAGTTTGGCCCAGGCCCAGCCCGCCACGGCCGCTCCGGCGGTGTGGGCGCAGGTGTTCAGGGTCAGAATGGCGGTGATGGGCTCATCGATTCTAGTGCGGAGCTTGTGGAGCAAAGTCGCGGACTTGCGCCCGCTGTCCTTGAGCTTCTGGATGTCGGCCCAGCTCATGGAATA encodes:
- a CDS encoding branched-chain amino acid ABC transporter permease encodes the protein MNQGFFRFFLTAGCDSFAHAVTKSLVAAVWFVFLTFPIMVIRVNTIEKTVVWHWERMGYVAAAVFFGSFIWRWLLARKELKKDDSRGETKVESWLTRLQSIPALKYSALALLAAVAVAYPQVMDLYQTNIMISCLVYIVLGLGLNIVVGLAGLLDLGYVAFYAVGAYAYALCNMHWDIGFWYMLPVGAVLGAILGILLGFPVLRLRGDYLAIVTLGFGEIIRLVLENWGDVTMGPSGISSIARPSLFGIKFGVIASTQYMFYIMVGLVVFTIFCVNRLQNSRIGRAWLALREDEIACQAMGIDKMKTKLMAFALGATWAGMAGVVFAAKTTFINPASFTFWESAIILSIVVIGGMGSIRGVIAGAIILILVPEFLRDFAEFRMLLFGAIMVLVMVFRPQGLISAKRKIYEYKATNAAGAANE
- a CDS encoding tetratricopeptide repeat protein, which produces MTDSRVLFGRKAVILAVFVSLAAMFVTSFVYRLENPNLFVKAKQQQSFSQAGEGGAPEGMGGAMNGAMSRVREFMDRVKEHPDDVEALVGLGNSFLMMRAWDRALEPLEKARALAPQDVTVLKAVGIAYFNKGDYAKATECYQGVLQLDPNDTLALFNLGVIYKHYSQKTDEAGTYFEKVLELEKEDAEMIKLAREELGK
- a CDS encoding cytochrome c maturation protein CcmE; this translates as MAKNSNKIVYAVALVLFLGGLSYLIFSGLTQDSVYFLNVTEALAQDRAEIGNARLFGKVSPANLTVADGKLGADFDLVDKMEADKTLRVQFKGALPDTFKEDVEVIVEGRFTPDGQVFVAKTLVTKCPSKYEEQSKQMEQGKNQKG
- a CDS encoding branched-chain amino acid ABC transporter substrate-binding protein, translated to MKVKLSLIALCLVLAAMLAACGGEAKKDEQKDEQGDVKTGEIAAPAKVVLGVAGAHSGDLASYGLPTVNAAKLVAKKINAEGGINGAMVEVVAQDDQCKPELATNAATKMLSDGVKIVLGHICSGATKAALPIYLDGKIVVMSPSATNPPLTQSGEYPNFFRTIAPDDAQAALEVSFAKSLGLKKVAVIHDKGDYGKGFATFCQQFIDADPEIEVVLFEGVTPGAVDYSAVVQKIKSSGAECVIFGGYHPEASKIVTGMRKKDMDMPFLSDDGVKDDTFIKVAGKYAEGVYATGPMDFSSNTIYQEAVAAHKAEFNADPGPFFPEAYSAALALLNAVKVAGGTDYDKLVDALHNSYVDTAVGKIKFDAKGDAEGVGFAVYQVKDGKYQEVK
- a CDS encoding cytochrome c-type biogenesis CcmF C-terminal domain-containing protein, whose protein sequence is MHLTGYVGLLFSLLAFLFLAGFAGYAAWSRKGETLTLLERGQMLAAGGVIFSTLLLMVGLTSRDYSFRYVYDNVDNALSFVYTLTALWGGREGSLLFWELIIAVSGMIFVATPGYKSFSDGTKLFFWMFFLTVQAFFLLLLTGWSNPFIEIIPAPADGRGLNPLLRNPGMIFHPPLLFLGFALYTIPACSALAASIAGEKKSWIAVVRNWNILSWIFLTAGIILGGWWSYMELGWGGYWAWDPVENASLIPWFAGTAVLHTAIIESRRNALQRTNVFLMSLTFVLCIFSTYLTRSGVIDSLHTFGESGVAKPLFWSMVVFMGLTVMVTFLSERLTHRSLSDFLSRQGMLVIAAWVLLALGMVVTLGTMWPVISQMWTHSPMGLDANFYNRVCLPFMALLVLIFCVCPWLGWKGGVRNVMGLSIVGGVLVVSFGVLYFTGMTNVLAALTAAASVAAIVGIGLLFALYPAMRAMRQSWGAYGIHLGLVLLALGIAFSGPYKVEREVVLAQGETAQIAEFAVTFTGLHEDRNIGDIDVRATATLAVTKDGRDVGVLRPDKRIYKNFPNQQFAEVGTIPSFGDELYATLLGLTEDNKASFKISVNPLVNWIWIGGTLMCVVAFLLLRRMPRPGEVR
- a CDS encoding heme exporter protein CcmB → MLKRSLVIARKDLKLSLSGGQGLVQAVLLGLLLIFLFSLSKPLGGEITPQAAGAIFWLASVFGLVLVFNDLFAIEEANGARIGILSSPAPVHAVWLGKGAAGFGLLLVSQLVFLPATAAFLGQSVHGPWWLLAVTLIGADLGLVIIGALLGALSQGQAARESLLSVIVFPLLLPVLLSGITLFGLCFSPEHTMGYDKWLGLIFAFDCLFGGAGLFLFPFVYSGEE
- a CDS encoding branched-chain amino acid ABC transporter permease LivH (LivHMGF is the membrane component of the LIV-I/LS branched-chain amino acid transporter) gives rise to the protein MDYFLELFMGGLTRGSIYALIALGYTMVYGIIELINFAHGEIYMIGAFTGLIVAGLLTMLGFPGASILVIAIVCAVIWAAAYGYTLEKVAYKPLRSAPRLSPLISAIGMSIFLQNYVMLAQTSDFLPFPELIPQFDFLENLGTIMSSAELVIILATVASCVGLTLFIKFTKLGKAMRATAQNRKMAMLVGINVDMVISATFVIGSSLAAVGGVLIASHIGQINYFIGFIAGIKAFTAAVLGGIGSLPGAMLGALVLGLTEAFATGYVSSDYEDVFAFMLLVLILIFRPSGIMGKEKAQKV
- a CDS encoding CcmD family protein, yielding MSATTYIFIANVAVWLGVAGYLAFLGSRSATLEKRLRQIELLGDGHDG
- a CDS encoding ABC transporter ATP-binding protein encodes the protein MGESGKVLLTVRRAAKFFGNKLVFKEVSCEVLPGRIMLVAGPNGAGKSTLMRIMAGLAKPSAGEVVLHADPAKCAYLGHATFIYPGLSALENLKFWGSMYGLSPTRDQLMELLRRVGLERAAEEKAGSFSRGMAQRLNLARIYQADPELIFLDEPGTGLDPASLNRLRAEITGLRDRGVSVVWISHHVAEDSALADTVLALGGRRVEYFGPASGFTPEGAC
- a CDS encoding ABC transporter ATP-binding protein, translating into MSNPVLNVSAVSKDFGGIRALDDVDLVVHDKEIVALIGPNGAGKTTFFNCITGIYTPTSGDVLIDPKGQGTTRRINGKKPNVVTELGMARTFQNIRLFPSMTALENVMIGTHCRTKSSIWGAISRNSATRREEREVVQRAYELLELVGLAEFVNELSTNMPYGKQRRLEIARALATDPFLLLLDEPAAGMNPQETRELEDLIVGIRERFNISIMLIEHDMKMVMSMSDRIYVLDYGRMIADGTPAEIAANPEVIKAYLGGGTR
- the ccsA gene encoding cytochrome c biogenesis protein CcsA; this translates as MKVSILAVLAGLALAAQQAMIWFYAPVAQSGPVQKIFYMHLPCSWWALVSFFVVFVASILYLFGRKDVFDRVAGAAAELGVLFASLALVTGSTWARAEWGHWWLWDPKLTTALIMWYVYAGYLVLRNTPMGRDRKALVCAVLGIVAFLDVPLVFFAAKLWGSAHPDGLARQGSGMEVRMWHTVFAGLIAFGLLWGAMLVARIRQLGQAARLEAMLVWDEE
- a CDS encoding IMP dehydrogenase, which translates into the protein MSKILDKALTFDDVLLLPGYSNVLPDAVDVSTYLTPEIKLNIPLLSAAMDTVTESRMAISMARHGGVGVIHKNMSVREQAREIDRVKKSESGMISDPITVH